One region of Thiorhodovibrio frisius genomic DNA includes:
- a CDS encoding PAS domain S-box protein yields MQPQKTGHCDGLTADRAQTAEQALVASERRLLRVLDNLDALVYVSDLDSDEILFVNAYGRGLFGDIEGQTCWQALHGRNARCDDCSHEHLFDSNGQPGGVRHWEVQNARNGRRYDCRDQAIAWTDSHYARLQIAFDITERVENAERLALVERELRGERDLFSAGPVVTVVWSLEPGWPIRRVSRNAEAILGYTPEELCAPEFRFIQLIHPEDVTRTSDEVAAHLAAGDQNFKQSYRLEVRDWVGLSYRWFYDFSQVVRAADGTVTEVRGYLFDQTRLKEVEDALARERERLAGIIDGTHAGTWEWRPETGDLFVNARWAEILGYSMEQLWPVTMDTWAAMVHPEDRELVRGKIYAHLHGKTPFYSCEMRLRHRDGSWLWTAVRGRVAQWSVSQPSRALWMLGTLQDINARRRSEQRFEQVTAHSRLVAWEVDANGLFTYLSDGVERVIGYSPTELVGHKHFYDLHPPEEREAFKEAALKVFAQRQAFEGMENPVQAADGRRIWVETNGIPVLDADGELRGYCGTDLDITERKRAEQALEATTAHAQELAEQAESANRAKSDFLANVSHELRTPLNGIMGMTQLLLASELTPDQQRNCEIVYQSSEALLRLIEDLLDFSCIETGLLKLERRAFDLVQLLDDCGAALAYRAHQKGLELICALDPEVPTQLWGDPGRLRQVLTNLVGNAIKFTSQGEVRVRVALIEHRLDTLVLRFSVCDTGIGLAPEASARLFEKFTQVDASSAREYGGVGLGLAIAHQLTQMMDGEIGVTSQPGQGAEFWFTARLGVQTQVARPATLPARLCGQRVLVVDANQSSCDALVERLHHFGLRTLALGDGQEALARVYAQLSAGDPFSLALLAEQLPGLATTALARAIRAEPRLDDLRLVLMPALTAPPSAGTDEHQSYWAVLPKPVRQRDLRELLGRLVPGEVPGPASTSDRLPVLPRLDTSARVLVVDDNLTNRQVALGLLERFSVNALAVSDGESALERLAAEAFDLVLLDIQMPGLDGLEVTQRLRGQVPGFEPASPALIIVAMTAHARSVDRERCLAAGMNDYLAKPLRPESVAEVLGKWLAAAPPQTQETT; encoded by the coding sequence ATGCAACCCCAAAAAACCGGTCATTGCGATGGTTTAACCGCCGACCGCGCCCAAACCGCTGAGCAGGCTCTGGTGGCCAGCGAACGGCGTTTGCTGAGGGTGCTTGATAATCTCGACGCCCTGGTCTATGTCAGCGATCTCGACAGCGACGAGATTCTGTTCGTCAACGCCTATGGCCGTGGCCTGTTCGGCGATATCGAAGGGCAGACCTGTTGGCAAGCGTTGCATGGACGTAACGCACGTTGCGACGACTGCAGCCACGAACATCTGTTTGATAGCAACGGCCAGCCCGGCGGTGTGCGCCACTGGGAAGTGCAAAACGCCCGCAATGGCCGGCGCTATGACTGCCGCGATCAGGCGATTGCCTGGACCGACAGCCATTATGCACGCCTGCAGATTGCCTTCGACATTACCGAGCGGGTCGAGAATGCCGAGCGTCTGGCTCTTGTCGAGCGGGAGTTAAGGGGCGAGCGTGATCTGTTCTCCGCCGGGCCGGTGGTCACTGTTGTCTGGAGTCTGGAGCCGGGCTGGCCCATTCGGCGGGTGTCGCGTAATGCCGAGGCTATTCTTGGGTATACCCCGGAGGAACTCTGCGCGCCCGAGTTTCGTTTTATCCAACTCATTCACCCCGAGGATGTTACGCGCACCAGTGACGAGGTTGCCGCCCACCTGGCCGCCGGTGACCAGAACTTCAAGCAATCCTATCGGCTTGAGGTGCGCGACTGGGTCGGCTTGAGTTATCGCTGGTTTTATGACTTCAGCCAGGTGGTGCGTGCAGCGGACGGCACTGTGACGGAAGTCCGTGGCTATCTGTTTGATCAAACCCGCCTGAAAGAGGTTGAGGACGCGCTCGCGCGCGAGCGCGAGCGCCTGGCCGGCATTATCGACGGCACTCATGCCGGTACCTGGGAATGGCGACCGGAAACTGGCGACTTGTTCGTTAACGCACGCTGGGCCGAGATATTGGGCTACTCCATGGAGCAACTCTGGCCCGTGACCATGGATACCTGGGCCGCTATGGTGCATCCCGAGGACCGCGAGTTGGTGCGTGGCAAGATCTACGCGCATCTGCACGGCAAGACGCCCTTCTACAGCTGCGAAATGCGCCTGCGCCATCGCGATGGTTCCTGGCTTTGGACAGCGGTGCGCGGACGGGTCGCCCAGTGGTCGGTTAGCCAACCCTCGCGCGCACTCTGGATGCTAGGCACCCTGCAGGACATAAACGCGCGCCGGCGCAGCGAGCAGCGCTTCGAGCAGGTTACTGCGCATAGCAGGCTGGTTGCCTGGGAGGTGGATGCCAATGGCCTCTTCACCTATCTGAGCGACGGTGTCGAGCGGGTGATTGGTTACAGCCCGACCGAGTTGGTTGGGCACAAGCACTTTTACGATTTGCACCCGCCAGAGGAGCGCGAGGCATTTAAGGAGGCCGCGCTCAAGGTCTTTGCCCAGCGCCAGGCCTTCGAGGGTATGGAAAACCCCGTCCAGGCCGCCGATGGGCGGCGGATTTGGGTCGAGACCAATGGCATTCCGGTGCTGGACGCTGATGGCGAACTGCGCGGGTACTGCGGCACCGATCTCGACATCACCGAGCGCAAGCGCGCCGAGCAGGCGCTGGAGGCCACCACCGCGCATGCCCAGGAACTGGCAGAGCAGGCCGAGAGCGCCAATCGGGCCAAGAGCGATTTTCTGGCCAATGTCAGTCACGAGCTGCGCACGCCGCTCAATGGCATCATGGGCATGACCCAACTGCTGCTTGCAAGCGAGCTGACGCCGGACCAGCAGCGCAACTGCGAAATCGTGTATCAAAGCAGTGAGGCACTGCTGAGGCTGATCGAAGACCTGCTCGACTTCTCCTGTATCGAGACTGGCCTGCTCAAGCTCGAACGCCGGGCCTTTGATCTGGTTCAGCTGCTCGATGACTGCGGCGCGGCGCTGGCTTATCGCGCTCACCAAAAAGGCTTGGAACTGATCTGCGCCCTCGACCCCGAGGTGCCAACCCAACTGTGGGGCGATCCCGGGCGCCTGCGCCAGGTGCTGACCAATCTGGTCGGCAATGCCATTAAGTTCACCAGCCAGGGCGAGGTGCGGGTGCGGGTTGCCTTGATCGAACACCGGCTAGATACCCTGGTCCTGCGTTTTTCTGTGTGCGATACCGGCATCGGGCTGGCGCCGGAGGCCAGCGCGCGTCTGTTTGAGAAGTTTACCCAGGTCGACGCCTCCAGCGCCCGCGAGTATGGCGGTGTCGGGCTCGGACTGGCCATTGCACATCAACTCACCCAGATGATGGATGGCGAGATCGGCGTCACCAGCCAACCTGGGCAGGGTGCCGAGTTTTGGTTCACCGCTCGCCTTGGCGTGCAGACCCAGGTGGCTCGGCCCGCCACCCTGCCGGCGCGCCTGTGCGGTCAGCGGGTGTTGGTCGTCGATGCCAATCAAAGCAGCTGCGATGCCCTGGTCGAGCGCCTGCATCACTTTGGTCTGCGCACCTTGGCGCTGGGTGACGGCCAGGAAGCCCTGGCCAGGGTCTATGCACAATTGAGTGCCGGTGATCCTTTCAGCCTGGCGCTTCTGGCCGAACAGCTGCCGGGGCTGGCAACGACGGCACTGGCGCGTGCGATTCGCGCTGAGCCGCGCCTGGATGACCTGCGCCTGGTGCTAATGCCCGCCCTAACCGCGCCGCCGAGTGCCGGCACGGATGAGCACCAGAGCTACTGGGCCGTGCTGCCCAAGCCGGTGCGCCAGCGCGACCTGCGAGAGCTGCTAGGTCGTCTGGTACCTGGCGAGGTGCCTGGGCCTGCGTCTACCAGCGACCGACTGCCGGTGTTGCCGCGACTGGACACATCGGCCCGGGTGCTGGTGGTGGATGATAATTTGACCAATCGCCAGGTCGCTCTGGGCTTGCTCGAGCGCTTTAGCGTCAACGCCTTGGCGGTCAGCGACGGCGAATCAGCGCTGGAACGCCTGGCTGCCGAGGCCTTCGATCTGGTGTTGCTGGACATCCAGATGCCAGGACTCGATGGCCTGGAGGTCACCCAGCGGCTGCGCGGCCAAGTGCCGGGCTTCGAGCCCGCCAGTCCGGCGCTCATCATTGTTGCCATGACCGCGCATGCCCGGTCCGTCGATCGCGAGCGCTGCCTGGCCGCCGGGATGAACGACTACCTCGCCAAGCCGCTTAGACCCGAGTCTGTGGCTGAGGTGCTTGGCAAATGGCTGGCCGCCGCGCCCCCGCAAACGCAAGAAACAACATAA
- a CDS encoding methyl-accepting chemotaxis protein: MFNRHSIGFRIAFWSGFGMVALGVVITAYAVLRMQEMADVQRESGLQAAKDLALNVASREAASIDASLEVPLDAARTLAQAFVSAARPDDEKLTEADWERLRKRFRRMEMAADLAESTIAPYIAAEQRGELTREQAQAEALKVLSAMRYDDGNYLWVQDRLKPVPRMLMHPIATELDGQVLDNPKFDNAMGRDQNLFVALEEQVADDGEGYVHYRWPMPGSSEPKPKLSYGRLIPQWDWIIGSGLWADRIAFYSREDINQILKAVLRENPEFVSVYTAWEPDAFDRRDAALANTTGTDASGRFIPYWHRAADGTLVMDALAGYDQSGAGDYYQIPKNTRREAIINPHLAKVQGQDVLITSLVAPVMLNGVFRGMAGIDLTLSDLQAQVERAAAGLFDGQASVAVIANDGTLVASNAHPELVGKDVSELHDQGDKVKQAIARGEILQLKSVSASGTEEIFTLVPIEVGRTGTPWAVQIKVPVAKVLTLAEEAAAQTRQSAAFMIVFSVVAVLIGVIGMSWLARAIVRRIRGATETMREIADGEGDLTHKLPETGQDELADLATAFNRFQRRVRDLVAEAMTASERVAAAAEELTATSSATSDQISRQQSESGQVATAMNEMTATVAEVARNAAEAAEAARAADQETQQGQSVMVEAAELIHTAAKQIQTTAAAVGRLSQDAENIGQVLDVIRGIADQTNLLALNAAIEAARAGEQGRGFAVVAGEVRTLASRTQDSTTEIQTMIERLQEGSGQAVTAMEQARGQVDKNAEMAEGARQALTTIAEAVTRIRDMNMQIAGATEEQSAVAEEVDRNLINSAEAMAQITIGSSQINNAAAELAQLAADQLERVGRFKV; this comes from the coding sequence ATGTTCAATCGCCATTCTATCGGATTTCGCATCGCCTTTTGGTCCGGCTTCGGCATGGTCGCGCTTGGCGTGGTCATTACCGCTTATGCGGTCCTGCGCATGCAGGAGATGGCAGACGTCCAGCGCGAGTCTGGCCTGCAAGCGGCCAAAGATCTGGCGCTAAATGTCGCCAGCCGCGAGGCCGCCAGTATCGATGCCTCGCTTGAGGTGCCGCTCGATGCCGCGCGCACCCTGGCCCAGGCCTTTGTCTCCGCTGCGCGCCCGGATGACGAAAAGCTGACCGAGGCCGACTGGGAGCGTCTGCGCAAGCGCTTTCGGCGCATGGAAATGGCGGCCGACCTGGCCGAGTCTACTATCGCTCCCTATATTGCTGCCGAACAACGCGGTGAGCTCACCCGCGAACAGGCGCAGGCCGAGGCGCTGAAGGTGCTGAGCGCCATGCGCTACGACGACGGTAATTATCTATGGGTGCAAGACAGGCTCAAGCCGGTGCCGCGCATGTTGATGCATCCCATTGCGACTGAGCTGGACGGCCAGGTGCTCGACAACCCCAAGTTCGACAACGCCATGGGGCGCGACCAGAACCTCTTTGTCGCGCTTGAAGAACAAGTTGCCGATGATGGCGAAGGCTATGTGCATTACCGCTGGCCCATGCCGGGCAGCAGCGAGCCCAAGCCCAAACTGTCCTACGGGCGACTGATCCCGCAGTGGGACTGGATCATCGGCTCCGGGCTCTGGGCTGATCGTATCGCCTTCTATTCGCGCGAGGACATCAACCAGATCCTCAAGGCGGTGCTGCGGGAAAACCCGGAGTTCGTCAGCGTCTACACCGCCTGGGAGCCCGATGCCTTCGACCGGCGCGACGCCGCGCTGGCCAATACTACGGGCACGGATGCCAGTGGGCGCTTCATTCCCTACTGGCATCGCGCGGCCGACGGCACCCTGGTGATGGATGCATTGGCGGGTTACGACCAGTCGGGCGCGGGCGATTATTATCAGATTCCAAAAAACACCAGGCGCGAGGCCATTATTAATCCCCACCTCGCCAAGGTGCAGGGCCAGGATGTGCTGATTACCTCCCTGGTAGCACCAGTCATGCTCAATGGCGTCTTTCGCGGCATGGCTGGTATCGATCTGACCCTCAGTGACCTGCAAGCCCAGGTCGAGCGTGCCGCTGCGGGGCTGTTCGACGGTCAGGCCAGTGTGGCCGTGATTGCCAACGATGGCACCCTGGTGGCAAGCAACGCGCATCCTGAGCTTGTCGGCAAGGATGTGTCCGAACTTCACGACCAAGGCGACAAGGTCAAGCAGGCCATTGCCAGGGGCGAGATCCTGCAACTGAAATCCGTCTCCGCCTCAGGTACCGAGGAAATCTTTACCCTGGTGCCCATTGAAGTCGGCCGAACCGGCACGCCCTGGGCCGTGCAGATCAAGGTGCCCGTGGCCAAGGTGCTGACTTTGGCGGAGGAAGCCGCTGCCCAGACCCGACAATCGGCTGCATTCATGATCGTCTTCTCCGTCGTCGCGGTTCTTATTGGCGTGATCGGTATGTCCTGGCTGGCTCGGGCCATTGTGCGCCGTATCCGAGGTGCGACCGAGACCATGCGCGAGATTGCCGATGGTGAGGGCGATCTGACCCACAAGTTGCCTGAGACCGGGCAGGATGAACTCGCCGATCTGGCGACGGCTTTCAACCGCTTCCAGCGCCGGGTGCGCGACCTGGTGGCCGAGGCCATGACCGCTAGCGAACGGGTGGCTGCGGCGGCCGAGGAGTTGACCGCTACCAGTAGCGCCACCAGCGACCAGATCAGCCGCCAGCAGTCGGAGTCCGGTCAGGTCGCTACGGCCATGAACGAAATGACCGCCACAGTTGCCGAGGTGGCCAGAAATGCCGCTGAAGCCGCCGAGGCGGCGCGCGCGGCGGACCAGGAAACCCAGCAGGGCCAGAGCGTGATGGTCGAGGCCGCCGAGCTGATTCATACCGCTGCCAAGCAGATTCAGACCACAGCTGCCGCCGTCGGCCGATTGTCACAGGACGCCGAGAACATCGGTCAGGTGCTCGATGTGATACGCGGCATTGCCGATCAGACCAACTTGCTCGCGCTCAACGCCGCCATTGAGGCGGCGCGCGCCGGCGAACAGGGCCGGGGTTTTGCTGTGGTGGCCGGCGAGGTGCGTACTCTGGCCAGTCGCACGCAGGATTCCACCACCGAGATCCAGACCATGATCGAGCGCTTGCAGGAAGGCAGCGGCCAGGCCGTTACCGCCATGGAACAAGCCCGTGGCCAGGTGGACAAGAACGCCGAGATGGCCGAGGGCGCGCGCCAAGCGCTGACCACCATTGCCGAGGCGGTTACCCGTATCCGCGACATGAACATGCAGATCGCTGGCGCCACCGAGGAGCAGAGCGCGGTGGCCGAGGAAGTGGATCGCAACCTGATCAACAGCGCCGAAGCCATGGCGCAGATTACCATCGGCTCGAGCCAAATCAACAATGCCGCAGCCGAGTTGGCGCAACTCGCGGCCGATCAGCTTGAGCGTGTCGGGCGGTTCAAGGTGTGA
- a CDS encoding CZB domain-containing protein produces the protein MATELDSSLSSIASMAEQTDAAAAEMISANVFIGDESARQFERIGQFDLGRSGFDFDRAMANHIVWKSRLRGVLAGQIKLAREAVPDAHHCSLGQWYHGDGGERYGHLPAMHEIEAPHEDFYRQVLRTVESHGAGRAMRPSRRFKRLACCPRPSSPILRC, from the coding sequence GTGGCAACGGAACTCGACAGCAGCCTCTCAAGCATTGCGAGCATGGCCGAGCAGACGGATGCGGCGGCAGCAGAGATGATTTCCGCCAATGTCTTCATTGGGGATGAAAGCGCGCGCCAGTTCGAGCGTATCGGGCAGTTTGACCTTGGCCGCTCGGGGTTCGACTTTGACCGCGCCATGGCCAATCACATTGTCTGGAAATCGCGCCTGCGCGGCGTTCTGGCCGGGCAGATTAAGCTCGCGCGCGAGGCTGTTCCCGATGCTCACCACTGTAGCTTGGGCCAGTGGTACCATGGCGACGGCGGTGAGCGCTACGGGCATCTGCCGGCGATGCACGAGATAGAAGCGCCGCACGAGGACTTCTACCGTCAGGTGCTGCGCACAGTGGAGAGTCACGGCGCCGGGCGCGCGATGAGGCCCAGCAGGCGTTTCAAGCGGCTTGCGTGCTGTCCGAGACCATCGTCACCCATATTGAGGTGTTGA
- a CDS encoding PAS domain-containing sensor histidine kinase, with product MQREQDDQIQDVANRSPWQWKTAALSAVVEHSDAIVVVKDLDLRVVAANAAFARVAGKPSVDALIGKTDAEIFDVSPESEPVRTYMADERAAQRLPAGEVIAREEPVIAHDGSLRFYLTKKHPIFDAQGTLLGTGNISVDITERHELEDQLRVSNTALTEAVTQAKAAVQVKSAFLARMSHEIRTPMNGILGLAELALRRSLDATTRQYLQELHQSGEQLLGILNDVLDQSKIESGQLSLEAVPFDREALFENERSLFAPMAQNKGLRLVSECDPAVPRWLLGDALRLRQVLSNLLSNAIKFTEHGEISLCLQCLEHKDNQVRLRWSVSDTGIGMDSDTQARLFQPFTQGDDSIARRFGGTGLGLSISRHLVERMGGRLDVESAPGVGSRFSFEVCLASVEPPVEFQASVASNDPSAVLNLRGRRILVAEDQPINQHIITDMLRLLGTEVTLAQNGREALEQLAKDDFDLVLMDIQMPEMDGLTATEQLRTNPVWAKLPVVALTAGVTTAERERTRSAGLSDLLAKPVRLKELQSMLSRWLPPVVGTQAAAPAPIPPAPELLERAATAPTETDPATVLAKPDLDLNYLCEIFDDRAAINEFLCDFVVSVRDYVDFVATALSEDNPSEARAMAHRLRGAAANVGAFALSRAAEHMEMALDPGAEQPSNGQIDSRLDNRLDDRLDRQLTELRAVWDRTLAQINQAAGCH from the coding sequence ATGCAGCGCGAACAAGACGACCAAATCCAGGATGTGGCAAACCGCAGCCCGTGGCAGTGGAAAACCGCAGCCCTGTCCGCCGTGGTCGAGCACAGCGACGCCATCGTGGTGGTCAAGGATCTGGACCTGCGGGTGGTGGCCGCGAATGCCGCCTTTGCCCGCGTGGCCGGGAAGCCCTCGGTCGATGCGCTCATCGGCAAGACCGATGCCGAGATCTTTGATGTTTCCCCGGAGTCCGAGCCGGTGCGCACTTACATGGCCGACGAGCGCGCCGCCCAGCGCTTGCCTGCTGGCGAGGTCATTGCACGCGAGGAACCGGTCATCGCGCACGACGGTAGCCTGCGCTTCTATCTGACCAAAAAGCACCCCATCTTCGACGCTCAGGGCACGCTGCTCGGCACTGGCAACATCTCGGTCGATATCACCGAGCGCCATGAATTGGAAGACCAACTGCGTGTCAGCAATACCGCCCTGACTGAGGCGGTGACCCAGGCGAAAGCTGCCGTTCAGGTGAAAAGCGCCTTTCTCGCGCGCATGAGCCACGAAATCCGCACACCGATGAACGGCATCCTCGGTCTGGCGGAACTGGCCCTGCGCCGCTCGCTCGATGCGACTACCCGGCAGTACCTGCAAGAGCTGCATCAGTCCGGCGAGCAGTTGCTCGGCATCCTCAACGACGTTCTCGATCAGTCCAAGATCGAATCCGGCCAGCTCAGCCTGGAGGCTGTCCCCTTTGATCGCGAGGCGCTGTTTGAGAACGAGCGTTCGCTGTTTGCGCCCATGGCTCAGAACAAGGGGCTGCGACTGGTGTCCGAGTGCGACCCGGCGGTGCCGCGTTGGCTGCTCGGCGACGCCCTGCGCTTGCGCCAGGTGCTCTCCAACCTGCTGAGCAACGCCATCAAGTTTACCGAGCACGGGGAAATCAGCTTGTGCCTGCAATGCCTGGAGCACAAAGACAACCAGGTGCGACTGCGTTGGTCGGTGTCCGATACCGGCATCGGCATGGACTCGGACACCCAGGCGCGACTGTTTCAGCCTTTCACCCAGGGCGATGACTCCATCGCGCGGCGTTTCGGTGGCACCGGTCTGGGCCTGAGCATCAGCCGGCATCTGGTCGAGCGCATGGGCGGGCGTCTGGATGTCGAAAGCGCCCCGGGCGTTGGCAGTCGTTTTTCCTTCGAGGTCTGCTTAGCGTCGGTCGAGCCGCCAGTCGAGTTCCAGGCCAGCGTCGCATCCAATGACCCGAGCGCCGTGCTGAACTTGCGCGGGCGTCGCATTCTGGTGGCCGAGGATCAGCCCATCAACCAGCACATCATCACCGACATGCTGCGCCTGCTTGGCACCGAGGTCACGCTGGCGCAAAACGGTCGCGAAGCCTTGGAGCAACTGGCTAAAGACGACTTCGACCTGGTGCTGATGGATATACAGATGCCCGAGATGGACGGCCTGACCGCCACCGAGCAACTGCGCACCAATCCAGTCTGGGCCAAGCTGCCAGTTGTCGCCCTGACCGCCGGCGTCACCACTGCCGAGCGCGAGCGCACCCGCAGCGCCGGCCTCAGCGACTTGCTGGCCAAGCCAGTGCGGCTGAAAGAACTGCAAAGCATGCTAAGTCGCTGGCTGCCGCCGGTGGTCGGTACCCAAGCTGCCGCGCCGGCGCCAATTCCGCCCGCACCCGAATTGCTCGAGCGCGCAGCCACAGCGCCGACAGAGACAGATCCAGCCACAGTCCTGGCCAAACCGGACCTCGACCTCAATTATCTCTGCGAAATCTTTGATGATCGCGCAGCCATCAATGAGTTCCTGTGCGATTTCGTCGTTTCCGTGCGCGATTACGTCGATTTCGTCGCCACGGCCTTGAGTGAAGACAACCCTTCTGAGGCCCGCGCCATGGCCCATCGTCTGCGCGGGGCCGCCGCCAATGTTGGTGCTTTCGCCCTGAGCAGAGCGGCCGAGCATATGGAAATGGCGCTAGACCCGGGCGCTGAACAGCCCTCTAATGGCCAAATTGATAGCCGGCTTGATAACCGGCTCGATGATCGGCTCGACCGGCAACTGACCGAACTGCGTGCGGTTTGGGACCGGACCCTGGCGCAGATCAACCAGGCCGCTGGATGTCATTGA
- a CDS encoding CidA/LrgA family protein, with protein MPVGFIALLLVCQLIGEALVLFTGLPVPGPVIGMLLLFVGLVLRGGVPEGLSRVADGLLAHLALLFVPAGVGVMLHFSMLRQEWLAITLALVLSTVLTLVTTGLLMNALIRWREGRRQDGA; from the coding sequence ATGCCGGTCGGATTCATTGCCCTGCTTCTGGTCTGCCAACTCATCGGCGAGGCCCTGGTGCTCTTCACCGGTCTGCCGGTGCCTGGTCCGGTCATCGGCATGCTGCTGCTCTTTGTCGGGCTGGTGCTGCGCGGCGGCGTGCCCGAGGGGCTCAGTCGCGTTGCTGACGGGCTGCTCGCTCACCTTGCGTTGCTCTTTGTGCCTGCTGGCGTAGGCGTCATGCTGCATTTTTCCATGCTGCGGCAGGAATGGCTGGCCATCACTCTGGCGCTTGTGTTGAGCACAGTGCTAACGCTGGTGACCACCGGCCTGCTGATGAACGCATTGATTCGGTGGCGCGAAGGTCGTCGCCAGGATGGCGCCTGA
- a CDS encoding LrgB family protein: MPPANSLDAVWAYLATSPLLHLTLTLLAYLAADWLFQRSGRKALLNPVLLSILMLVALLMATGIQYPTYFEGAQFIHFLLGPATVALAVPLYRHLNLIRRLWLPILVAIATGALVAASSAVLIAGWLGASRQTLMSLAPKSVTTPVAMGIAEKTGGLPSLTAVLVVLTGVLGAVIGPALLALVGVRDDRARGLALGVSSHGIGTARALQISSLAGAFAALAMGLMALTSSFILPVVLRWVMAS, translated from the coding sequence ATGCCTCCTGCGAACTCCCTCGACGCGGTCTGGGCCTATCTGGCAACCAGCCCACTGCTGCACCTGACGCTGACTCTGCTAGCCTATCTGGCGGCGGACTGGCTATTTCAGCGCAGCGGACGCAAGGCGCTGCTCAATCCGGTGCTGCTGTCGATTCTCATGCTGGTGGCGCTTTTGATGGCGACCGGCATCCAGTACCCGACCTATTTCGAAGGGGCGCAATTCATTCATTTTCTGCTCGGACCGGCAACCGTAGCCCTGGCCGTGCCGCTCTACCGCCACCTCAATCTGATCCGGCGGCTGTGGTTGCCGATCCTGGTCGCCATTGCCACCGGAGCCCTGGTCGCGGCGAGCAGCGCCGTGCTCATCGCCGGCTGGCTGGGTGCCTCACGACAAACGCTGATGTCTCTGGCGCCCAAGTCGGTGACCACGCCCGTGGCCATGGGCATTGCCGAGAAGACTGGCGGCCTGCCATCGCTAACGGCGGTGCTGGTGGTCTTGACCGGAGTGCTGGGTGCTGTGATCGGCCCGGCGTTGCTGGCGCTTGTGGGTGTGCGCGATGATCGCGCGCGCGGCCTGGCACTGGGTGTGAGTTCTCACGGCATCGGCACCGCGCGGGCCTTGCAAATTAGCAGCCTGGCCGGCGCCTTCGCGGCCCTCGCCATGGGGCTGATGGCGCTGACTTCCAGCTTCATCCTGCCCGTGGTGTTGCGTTGGGTGATGGCATCCTGA